In Burkholderia savannae, one genomic interval encodes:
- a CDS encoding RNA polymerase sigma factor FliA: MYNAQGKISQDEVLTQYAPLVRRLGLQLVAKMPASVDLDDLIQAGMIGLLDAASRYKEDQGAQFETYATQRIRGAMLDELRSNDWLPRSLRKTSREVEHAVHQVEQRLGRAANETEIAEHLQMPLGEFQSMLQDLHGSQLVYYEDFDRSADDEPFLDRYRADHADPLSALLDEHLRSALVDAIEHLPEREKLLMSLYYERGLNLREIGAVLEVSESRVCQLHSQAVARLRAKLRELAWVGTES, from the coding sequence ATGTACAACGCTCAAGGCAAGATTTCCCAGGACGAAGTGCTGACGCAATATGCGCCGCTCGTGCGTCGTCTCGGCCTGCAGCTCGTCGCGAAGATGCCGGCGAGCGTGGATCTCGACGACCTGATCCAGGCCGGCATGATCGGCCTGCTCGACGCGGCGAGCCGCTACAAGGAAGACCAGGGCGCGCAGTTCGAGACTTACGCGACGCAGCGGATTCGCGGCGCGATGCTCGACGAGCTGCGCAGCAACGACTGGCTGCCGCGCAGCCTGCGCAAGACGTCGCGCGAGGTCGAGCACGCGGTGCACCAGGTCGAGCAGCGGCTCGGCCGCGCGGCGAACGAGACGGAGATCGCCGAGCACCTGCAGATGCCGCTCGGCGAATTTCAGTCGATGCTGCAGGATCTGCACGGCAGCCAGCTCGTCTACTACGAGGATTTCGACCGCTCGGCCGACGACGAGCCGTTCCTCGACCGCTACCGCGCCGACCACGCCGATCCGCTGTCCGCGCTGCTCGACGAGCATCTGCGCAGCGCGCTCGTCGACGCGATCGAGCACCTGCCGGAGCGCGAGAAGCTGCTGATGTCGCTGTACTACGAGCGCGGGCTGAACCTGCGCGAGATCGGCGCGGTGCTCGAGGTGAGCGAATCGCGCGTGTGCCAGCTGCACAGCCAGGCGGTCGCGCGGCTGCGCGCGAAGCTGCGCGAGCTGGCGTGGGTCGGCACGGAGAGCTGA
- a CDS encoding MinD/ParA family ATP-binding protein, whose product MDKRITDQAEGLRRLLAGRASRVVAVTGGPSGVGCTSTVANLAAALTALGKDVLVVDERANVRSISATLCGSWLRDGEPVRHELGFSICGASRLARGGYSDAQIEALGDGAADIVLIDAQLDANGALSGLARDAHDVLVVTRVSASAITEAYACMKRLHYAHALAQFRVLTNHVQSAADAKAAYENLAGVASRYLRVSLSNAGCVAADPLIERARGLAHTVVDAFASAAAARDYRQIAADLLYWPMRPGSGVGRVRTGSSAFERGAAHAA is encoded by the coding sequence TTGGATAAGCGCATCACCGACCAGGCCGAAGGATTGCGGCGCCTGCTCGCCGGACGCGCGTCGCGCGTCGTCGCGGTGACGGGCGGACCCTCGGGCGTCGGCTGCACGTCGACGGTCGCGAACCTCGCCGCGGCGCTCACCGCGCTCGGCAAGGACGTGCTCGTCGTCGACGAGCGCGCGAACGTCCGCTCGATCTCGGCGACGCTGTGCGGCTCATGGCTGCGCGACGGCGAGCCGGTGCGTCACGAGCTCGGATTCTCGATATGCGGGGCGTCGCGGCTCGCGCGCGGCGGCTACAGCGACGCGCAGATCGAGGCGCTCGGCGACGGCGCGGCGGACATCGTGCTGATCGACGCGCAGCTCGACGCGAACGGCGCGCTCTCCGGGCTCGCGCGCGACGCGCACGACGTGCTCGTCGTCACGCGCGTGTCGGCGTCGGCGATCACCGAGGCGTACGCGTGCATGAAGCGGCTGCACTACGCGCACGCGCTCGCGCAGTTCCGCGTGCTGACGAATCACGTGCAGAGCGCGGCCGACGCGAAGGCCGCGTACGAGAACCTCGCGGGCGTCGCGAGCCGCTATCTGCGGGTGTCGCTGTCGAACGCGGGGTGCGTCGCGGCCGATCCGCTGATCGAGCGCGCGCGCGGGCTCGCGCACACGGTGGTGGACGCGTTTGCGTCGGCGGCGGCGGCGCGCGATTACCGGCAGATCGCCGCCGATCTGCTGTATTGGCCGATGCGCCCCGGTTCTGGCGTCGGCCGGGTCCGGACGGGAAGTTCGGCGTTTGAACGAGGCGCGGCTCATGCCGCCTGA
- the ahcY gene encoding adenosylhomocysteinase, with translation MNAAVIDSNSAQDYVVADIALAGWGRKELNIAETEMPGLVQIRDEYKAQQPLAGARIAGSLHMTIQTGVLIETLKALGADVRWASCNIFSTQDHAAAAIVEAGTPVFAFKGESLDEYWEFSHRIFEWPNGEFANMILDDGGDATLLLILGSKAEKDRSVIAKPTNEEEVALFKSIARHLEIDGSWYSKRLAHIKGVTEETTTGVHRLYQMEKDGRLPFPAFNVNDSVTKSKFDNLYGCRESLVDGIKRATDVMIAGKIALVAGYGDVGKGCAQSLRGLGATVWVTEIDPICALQAAMEGYRVVTMEYAADKADIFVTATGNYHVIGHDHMKAMRHNAIVCNIGHFDSEIDVASTRQYQWENIKPQVDHIIFPDGKRVILLAEGRLVNLGCATGHPSFVMSNSFTNQTLAQIELFTRGGEYGNKVYVLPKHLDEKVARLHLARIGAQLSELSDDQAAYIGVPKAGPFKPDHYRY, from the coding sequence ATGAACGCCGCTGTCATCGATTCCAATTCCGCACAAGATTACGTCGTCGCCGATATCGCGCTTGCCGGCTGGGGCCGCAAGGAGCTGAACATCGCCGAGACCGAAATGCCCGGCCTCGTGCAGATCCGCGACGAATACAAGGCGCAGCAGCCGCTCGCGGGCGCGCGCATCGCCGGTTCGCTGCACATGACGATCCAGACGGGCGTGCTGATCGAGACGCTGAAGGCGCTCGGCGCGGACGTGCGCTGGGCGTCGTGCAACATCTTCTCGACGCAGGATCACGCGGCCGCCGCGATCGTCGAGGCCGGCACGCCCGTCTTCGCGTTCAAGGGCGAATCGCTCGACGAATACTGGGAGTTCTCGCACCGCATCTTCGAATGGCCGAACGGCGAGTTCGCGAACATGATCCTCGACGACGGCGGCGACGCCACGCTGCTGCTGATCCTCGGCTCGAAGGCCGAGAAGGATCGCTCGGTGATCGCCAAGCCGACCAACGAGGAAGAAGTCGCGCTCTTCAAGTCGATCGCGCGCCACCTCGAAATCGACGGCAGCTGGTACTCGAAGCGCCTCGCGCACATCAAGGGCGTGACCGAAGAAACCACGACGGGCGTGCACCGCCTGTACCAGATGGAAAAGGACGGCCGCCTGCCGTTCCCGGCGTTCAACGTGAACGATTCGGTGACGAAGTCGAAGTTCGACAACCTGTACGGCTGCCGCGAGTCGCTCGTCGACGGCATCAAGCGCGCGACCGACGTGATGATCGCGGGCAAGATCGCGCTCGTCGCGGGCTACGGCGACGTGGGCAAGGGCTGCGCGCAATCGCTGCGCGGCCTCGGCGCGACCGTGTGGGTCACCGAAATCGATCCGATCTGCGCGCTGCAGGCGGCGATGGAAGGCTACCGCGTCGTGACGATGGAATACGCGGCCGACAAGGCCGACATCTTCGTGACGGCGACCGGCAACTACCACGTGATCGGCCACGATCACATGAAGGCGATGCGCCACAACGCGATCGTCTGCAACATCGGCCACTTCGACTCGGAAATCGACGTCGCGTCGACCCGCCAGTACCAGTGGGAAAACATCAAGCCGCAGGTCGACCACATCATCTTCCCGGACGGCAAGCGCGTGATCCTGCTGGCCGAAGGCCGCCTCGTGAACCTCGGCTGCGCGACCGGCCACCCGTCGTTCGTGATGTCGAACTCGTTCACGAACCAGACGCTCGCGCAGATCGAACTGTTCACGCGCGGCGGCGAGTACGGCAACAAGGTGTACGTGCTGCCCAAGCACCTCGACGAGAAGGTCGCGCGCCTGCACCTCGCGCGCATCGGCGCGCAGCTCTCCGAGCTGTCCGACGATCAGGCGGCCTACATCGGCGTGCCGAAGGCGGGCCCGTTCAAGCCGGATCACTATCGT